In Lycium ferocissimum isolate CSIRO_LF1 chromosome 3, AGI_CSIRO_Lferr_CH_V1, whole genome shotgun sequence, the genomic window GTGGTGGttgaataaagaaaaagaaggggcaggggttgaaattatttttttattaaaatttttaaaaaatttactttaattttgacCTCACCCTtctattatttaaatataatatttttatgtcaTATCAGCTCTCAGGTGTaaataatttactttttaaatgtttaggtgtgtaataggtcactAGTAAAGTTTAAATGTGAAAGTGACTTTTTGGTGACACTTTAAGCATCAATTTGTGTATTTTATCATAACATTTTGGCAATAGACCTTTCCAATAACTCCATCCTATCTTATGCCAGTTGTTGTCAGGGCAAGTTTTCTACGCTCGAGATTCGCCCACCTGTGCGGCAGTCGAGATCCACAACCTGACTTCAGCCTCAAACACTACAAATATTTTGGAGGTTCTTTGAACTGTTTTCAAATTTAAGACAGAGAGTAAATAAACGCACGTATTTATAGAAATTTCTTCCCAACTTGTATTAATTAAAGTGAGTACAAGAACACAGACAAGCCTAACCTTTAGACTCGAATTACAACACTAAAATCACCTTGATCAATGAATATTTCGTACCTTCCTACCTTAGGAACATACTTAGATTTCAACCTGCCTGACTTAGGGCGTTTTCAACGCTTATATAATGTGCAAATTGTCCTCTCTACTCCTAAGCTTAAACCTTGCCCACATTTTCAGTTGACATCCCGAACTGATAGGCCATTCAAATACTTAACCTACAAAACTGCCACGCCTTGAAAGGGGCAGAAGTAACTGCCAAACTGCTTTACCATGTGACTGATATGCTTGTCAACCGCTCATGTGCACTGCGTGCTTGTTCCTTGCGCCCCAGCTGCCAGCCCTGAGGTACTGTTGGCGCTGAGTCCTGCCAGCTTTGCCATCGTACCATTGCCACTCCCAAGTCCCACACACATGCCCATGCTACTCGCACAATGCACATGCCCATGCTAATTCTACCTTGCCCGTGCCCAAGTAGTGCCAAGACAAGGACAAGGGCATTTTGATGTTGTCTTGGTTTAGGTGAGCGGGCTGGCACCTAAGCTAAGTGTAGGAAATGACTTTGCTAAGGAAAAGACATCATGCCAAGGTGGCTTTAATATTGTGATAATATTTGAATGCACTCGAAATTTCAGAATATATGTGAAGTATCAGAATTGTTCGTATCAGAATTGTTCTTACTTCTTACAACCTAACAATTAAATGAACGGTGGTAAGATTTTCACTTATTCTTTCGAATTTTTCCCCTctcataaaaaaatgaattcttaGGTGAAGTGGGTTCCAACAAGAGACAAGTTCCGGACATaagttttatcaatttaaaatttaagcgttttttttttttttttttttttgcattgaatctattatatttaaaaattataaattcatATCTATTATTAATTGCAATTTAGTGAGTTTTTAATCATGAATTTACGCTCCACAGTTACGAAAGACTACATCCTCTCCCGACTTGtctagttttcaaatatataaatgtgataAGAGTAAGTTATTTGTGATAAATATTATAGATGAACAATAGCCTACATATAATAAGATATTAAAGATACTCCATTTAATTTAGACTACCGGTCAAAAAAAGTACATATTTATTCATTGGTACTTAAGGGCCAGATAAAGCTTCCTAGAGAAGGAAAGTTAAAAAGGCGGgaacccaacacacacacacacacacacacacacacacacacacagagccAGTTGGGGATGTATGGTGGTGCGACCAGCCAATTCGACGGCAACGCGGCGTTTGCAGGCGGCGGTTTCATGCCGTCACAAGCCACTCAAACCGCCGCCgatcattctttctctcccGCCAAGGTatatttctacttattttcttagcATATAAAGCTTTTGCTTATGCTATTCTTCAGAAACATATATTCCTCACTGGAACTGATAGAAACACTCTGGAATTAAAGCTATTGTAGTAGGTTTTGTTACGCTAAGTTTTTGCTTTTGGATTTTAGGTTTTCAGCCCTTTTTCCTCTACAAATTAAGCAAAAACTGCATTCTATTTTCTTAGCATATAAGATGTGAAAGCTTTGCCTTTTACTTATGCTATTCTTCAGAAATATATTATACCTCCCTGGATTCCTCTTGGAACTGATAGAAACACTCTGGACGTAAAACTAGTTTGATAGGTTTCTTAAGCGAAGTTTATGCTTTTGGATTTTAggtttttagcccttttcctctacaaattaattaaaaacaGGGAAAATGACGCTCTATGTCTactgggagaaaatatttacgccactTAGtgtatattttgagtttgttacccgGTTTAGcctatattttgtgtataaacCCATGTTATACActattatatacttttataaAAGGTTAGATGCAAtatgtataatgctttccccaggtatattgttgtataatattgtatattggtcTACGTCGCGTAATATTTTACGTTGGGctgtatattttttgaaaattttccaaaaaagggaaaattgagGAGAGTGGTAGTTCTATTGGcgtgtgtttattttttatttttttattttttgttgataaTTTTGCGGCTATACAGGAAACTGCAAGGAACAAAAAATTGAGTGTAACTTGGGTCCTCTCGACACCCTGAATTAGATAACCTGTTTTGACCAACAAAGAATAGTTGTAATGGCTTATGTTTCTAAGTAGGTTGAGATATGTTTAAACTAGAAGTTAAAATGCTTGAATCTTTTAGAATGTCATATGAAAGCAATTGTATGACTCCGTGTATCCCAGAAATTTTGTTGAGTTACAGAGTAAAAGAGTCAGTGCATCTAAGTTTGGTATGATTTGGGCatccattttttaatttcttttaaaaagttgTATTCTTAGAAATTACGTATAAGTCATTATAGTTAAGAATATATTAGAGGTGTTTAAACCATTGTAATGATGAAGAAACTTTTTAATTTCCCAAATAGCAGCAGTcccattcttttttagataggAGGGAGCATAAGATAGCAATGCTTAAAATACTAAATTGAAGGGAGGTGACAGGTATCCcctggaattagtcgaggtgcgcccaagctggcccggacaccacggttatgaaaaaaaaaatagtagatTGAATATCTAAGACGAATTATTGCAATTAGTGAGCCGATTGCAATAAgcggaagaagaagagaaataagaagaagtgcCAGAAACAGTGATTAGGAGGAAAGATTTCCATGAAACGCTGTGTGGAGGATAAGAGCCCCAATTACACTGGTCCATGAAACTACATCAAATCTGGATTTCGTTATACAAGGAAACTGAAACTGTGTGCTAagatgctatttttttttttttttttttttgatgaagtaagaCGATGTCATTGATATAGGGCAACTGGAAGGTGCCATAATACAGAAGCAAAAGCCAGAGGGCTTTTGAAGCAAAAAACATGTTAGTCTCCATTACATTAAAACTATACTAGTACCATGGAGCTAACAAAGTCCAAAAAACTATCAATGCTATTAACAGGAGTAAGAAAATTCCAGCTAAACAAAAAAACTAAGCATTTAGCCTTCAGTGAATGTGTTGGAGTTGATAACCCATCAAAACACCTGCGGTTTCTTTCATTCCACACTACCCAAGAAGATAAGGTCTGGGATCATTTCCCAGACCTTCTTGATGGTTTTGTCAACTCTCCAAAAAATCCAGCTAGTGTAAGCCTCCTTAATGGTCCGAGGAAGGTTCCAAGATAATCCAAAAATTGATAAGAAGAAATTCCAGATATCAGAGGTGACAGGGCAGTGAAGAAGTAGGTGATTGACACTTTCTAAGCTTTGGTGGCATAGATAGCATCGGTTAACTAGTGAGATTTTCCTTTTGCAGAGGTTGTCCTGAATTAAGGCTGCTTCCTTAAGAGCTGTCCAGGTGAAGCAGGAGACTTTGAGTGGCATTTTTGTTCTCCAAACATGCTTCCTGGGCCAATCCTCAAGCACACCATTATGAGAGCACAAAACATTGTATCCTTCCTTGACTGTGAAATTCTTTTCCTTAGAACTTCCCCATAAGATTCTGTCTGGCTCCTGATCAGTAAAGATGAAAATCTCCAGTGTGGCTAGGAGAGCAAGCAAATCATTGATCTCCCAGTCATTTAGGTTCCTTCTTACTAAGGGCCTCCAAGTGTTGTCCTCTCTATTTTGAGCAATAGAGGAGTCCTTGTCGCTGGCAATAAGGAATATGCTAGGGTAAGAGTCCTTCAGTAATTCATTTCCAATCCACCTATCTTTCCCCCCATGTGGAAATGTGCTATCCTTAGGACTCCAATGATTCTGAGCTCCATATTTGGCAATAATTATCTTTTTCCAGTAACCTGCTTCCGGTTGACCATACCTCCACTACCATTTCATTAACAAACTTTGTTAGCTATTTTCCATCACACAGAAGAAGAATAAGTGGAACATCTAATATTAGATAAGTAGTAGATTTTGTAGAGAACTTTGGAATATGTTTCTAGCTTTGGTTAGTAAGTATCGACTAAGAAGAGCTGATCGAGtcgattacaaaacaaagagTATTTCCTACTCATGCATCTCTAGGTCTTTAGAAACTTGTCAGTGTTGTCATGTAGTGTGTAAATGATTTTGGCTTAGCGCGGAggaaataaaagaatttttaaagcatattaTATTTGCTTGTTTAATATAGCATCTTAAtatggtgaaaaatgaaatgcaGGGTGATAACATCTTTCTtgcatttcttttcatttttctattcCCAGAATCGTGATTCACAGACTTTGATTCCATTAACCGTCAAGCAAATTAGTGAAGCCTTTCAATCAAGTGATGATAAGACAAATTTTCTCATTGACGGGGTTGACGTGAATAATGTAAGTCTTTTGTACTCGTGGCTTTTGCTATTTTGTTGAAAGTTTATACAAGATGTATGATTTAGAATCTGACATGCTCTTAGGTAAAACTGGTGGGTCTTTTATTCAACAAAGCGGAAAGGATTACAGATGTTTCATTTGTGGTGGATGATGGAACAGGGCGTGTTGACTGTTTTCGATGGTAATAGTCAGTTTCCTTTTTCGCTTTTCTTTTCGATCTCTTATTTCGGTAAGATTCTACTTGTTTGATGGGTATGGTGTCAATCTCATTTTTGTCGTCATAGACCAGAGGTACATTGTAGTGCATCGTTTATTGGTAAAGGATTTAGAATTACTGTACTTATGTAAAACCATAATCTAGTTAGTTGCTACTATGTTTGACACAATTGACTTTGTGTTCTTAAAATCTAATTGTAACTTTGGTTGATGCATACTATGCAGGGTAAATGAAGCTGTTGATACTAAGGAAATGGAAGCAGTCACGTAATTCTTCTTCTTGATAGTGTATTAGTTTTTCACCAAGTACTATATTTTAATATCATGTTTTATCGTACTTTTGGGTTCTTTTTTAAATAGAAATGGCATGTACGTTCGAGTCCATGGACACTTGAAAGGCTTTCAGGGTAAAAAGCAGTTGATGGCTTACTCAGTCAGGTAAATGGGTTTCTGAATTGCTCATTTCTGTTTCTTTCAGTATATTAATGTTGGTGATTATATGCACAAGTTATAAAGCTTTTCTGCTAGTTAGGTGGTTGCCTCTGGCTTGGAAAAAGCTATTTCCGTGGGTTTTTAGGTTTTTAGTACATAGTTTGTAATCTATCCAGCTTTCATGTAATCAATGCATTGCACAGCATTGTTTCAGCACAAAATTCCTAAATTATCTTTACTTGAGACAATGCAAAAACCCGTGATAGAGTTTTTTGATATTTCTTCTTAAACCAATGAACTTTGTGTATCCAACTGACACGGATGGATAGTTTgcaagaaaaacatttctgGTGGAAATAAAACGAAAAAAGCATCTTTATGGATTGAACCACGCATCTATCCTTTTATATTGGTGTATGAATGACAAGGGCATGAGCACGCAAATATTTCATGACAGTTGGTATTTCTACTCATACTGTGTCTCTGGGGAGGTTAGAGGAGGATGGCCCCCTGCCCTGTTCCCTTTGTGTCGGCTTTAACGAGTTGGTGGTAAAGATCCTAATTTCTTATTGCTGTTTTTTCAGGCCTGTGGATGACTACAATGAGATTGCAAGCCACTTTGCAGAAGTCATTTATGTTCATAGCTACAACAGTAGGCTACGGGTATTTAGCAAACTGCCTCGCATATGTTAAGCTAAACAATATCCTGTATATAAGATTCTGATTGAAGTTGTATTTCCTTTGTCACTCCAGAAGCAACAGGATAGTTCCTCTATGTCAGCTCAAGTGCCTAGCTCAGCTGTCAACACTCCTTTAAAGGGATACCAAGCTTCAGCGTCAAATCaagtatatctcaaaatacATTTTCTCTTCCTTCTAGTTTGTGTAGTTAATTTAGATGTGCATTTTCAGATTTTTCACATTTCCTTTGTAGCCAGTGATTTAGTAATTATCTTTTAAGTTTCAGTTTCCTGGATACAACATGGATGGGATCAGGGGTGTAGATAAAATGGTGTTGGACTACTTGCAACAACCATCGTGCCTGTAAGTCATTTGAATCTCTAACATTTTTGCTCACTGGGAGTGCATTTTTCAGTGCTTGCACTGTCTAGTGCAAATACCATAATAATCACATCAGTATAAATGAAGGCTGAGTACTACATGTCGAAGTGCTTTTTTTATGGCGGCTAATATGGTCAGATAATCCTGTTATGTCAGATGCCATAGGAAGAAAACCATAAGAGTGTTATTCCTTGGTATAACTCGAATTTAAATCATTCACTTGCTTTAGAGAAGAGTTGAGAAGGAAATGGCGAACAAGTCTTTGCTGGTTCGGGTACTCTC contains:
- the LOC132049406 gene encoding replication protein A 32 kDa subunit B isoform X2 encodes the protein MYGGATSQFDGNAAFAGGGFMPSQATQTAADHSFSPAKNRDSQTLIPLTVKQISEAFQSSDDKTNFLIDGVDVNNVKLVGLLFNKAERITDVSFVVDDGTGRVDCFRWVNEAVDTKEMEAVTNGMYVRVHGHLKGFQGKKQLMAYSVRPVDDYNEIASHFAEVIYVHSYNSRLRKQQDSSSMSAQVPSSAVNTPLKGYQASASNQFPGYNMDGIRGVDKMVLDYLQQPSCLAREKGVHRNELAQQLKVPSEKILEAIESLELEGLVYSTIDEFHYKSTANG
- the LOC132049406 gene encoding replication protein A 32 kDa subunit B isoform X1, giving the protein MYGGATSQFDGNAAFAGGGFMPSQATQTAADHSFSPAKNRDSQTLIPLTVKQISEAFQSSDDKTNFLIDGVDVNNVKLVGLLFNKAERITDVSFVVDDGTGRVDCFRWVNEAVDTKEMEAVTNGMYVRVHGHLKGFQGKKQLMAYSVRPVDDYNEIASHFAEVIYVHSYNSRLRKQQDSSSMSAQVPSSAVNTPLKGYQASASNQFQFPGYNMDGIRGVDKMVLDYLQQPSCLAREKGVHRNELAQQLKVPSEKILEAIESLELEGLVYSTIDEFHYKSTANG